Part of the Citrus sinensis cultivar Valencia sweet orange chromosome 2, DVS_A1.0, whole genome shotgun sequence genome, CCCGAGCTCCCTAGGCTTCATAAGAATGTCGAAAGTTCAATGTTTTTCTGCTGAGATACTGATTGCTTTTCGTAAATATGCAGCTAGTTTTGTTCAGTTTCTATCGCCCTAGAATATGTTGACAGCTAGGAATACTCAAATATGCAGGTGGCAACctttagttatatatatacatatatagttGGTGGAGAAATAGATACAGCAATTAAGTTCCGCTTTGGTGCTGGATGTTTTGGGTTGCATGTTACATTAGTAAGATTTGTCTATTGAAGAGTTTAACCATTTCAGATTTTGATCAGTCCTCAGTAGGAGCTTTGTTCGGAAGATCATCTTTCGGGAGAGGCATTTTGTAATGGTCTAACTTGAGCTTctcttgattatttttttttttaatcattatgcAGCATTGTTTTCTATTGGCTTTACAACTCGTTTTCATGGTATTGTTATCTTATGTGCAATCCAATGTTGCTATTTGcttgcttttgaaatttagTGCAGCTCTTTAATCACAAGCTCTAAGTTGCCTCAGCTGTTGAAACTGCAACTTTGCTGGTCCCAAGCAAAGCATGTAGGAACTTGTGTTTTGGGTCGTTTTCATTGCATTTAAAACTGAATTTAATCAAATGTACAAGTATAATAGCATTTATTGACCTGCAACTATCGAAGTTAACTTCTGTCTATTTCCTTTTCCCTCAAAAAGAAACTTTGACCGTTGCAAATGTggtagttttttaattttccaatCAAGGAAGCTTGGAAAATGCTTAGATGCGTTAATCTCACTCTAGTTTAATTATGGTTTATGCCAGGATTACGAGTATGAAActgatattatatttattcccCCAACCAAATATTTGACTCCTTCACCTATGAATTCCAATAATTGAAGCGAGCTTTAACTTCCTCGACCAACCACCAACCGTCTTCCTTGGCATAAAggtaaaaatattgttttaaggGGTGAAATATCCACCCACTTTCAAAAAATAGTGACtaattcacattatttttaaaaacttaaatatagaagtttaaagaattaatcaattaaatgcatctttttttttgtgaccTAAGGGttttttttgggatatatTTTATCACTAAGATTGCTTTAACataagttttatttgattatttcatCCTTATAAGGTGAAAGtacatatgtatataaaaaaaaaaaaagcataaaagtACTGCTTGATTAATTATCCAATCTTctttttgatttgtaattttaaaaaacaacatgaattttcttttggaagtgagGTGTGTTTACTAAAATAGTGGCCTTCGGAATATCCGCGCCCAAtgtatcaaatattattatggcTTGGCTTTTGCTTTTGGTTAGGCCTTAGCTTGCGTCTATTATCACATCGACGGAACCCTCCGAAGAATATAATATAACTCTTTAGGGACTAAGAGACAATTTATGCTTCCAAGTATGCTAAAGTCACAGGATTCGCATTCATCTTTAGAGTGAGCAAGAGACTTGCCTTTGCTTTATACAACCCCCTTGAATTTCGGTCTCCATGATCACACTTGACTTGGAGCCTCCTTGTGTttatacaaaaaaatgaacaaaattatttattttacagtaATGAGAGAGCCATTagtgaaacaagaaaaaagcaaCTGTCCACTTGTAGGAATAAAGaaagagagtgaaaaaaaatgaattgacTGACTGAGATTAGGTTTAGTCAATGCATCTGAGCCTGGGGAGTTAGTGATGGCGCGGGTGGCCATGAATCATGATGGCGATTGgcaagagagagaaaaatcacCTTCGGAAATTTTTAGTCTGGAGGCCCAATTTTGAGTTGGTCAAATTGGTCAGATTTTTCACCAGAAATATGCTGACGTATTTGCTATTGCGTGCATATGCGATGCGCCCCTGTGATGAGTCATGGGTTTGCAGTTTGCTCACTGACCACGGCGGAATTCTTTAAGTCGAACCACGTGCTCGCGAGACTACAATAAGTATGCTGCGTCGACCAATCAGATTCGCGATTTCTTTGTCAGAATATGTTTTGGTCCGATTGTGTGACACGTGCCCCGGGCAGTTGACCAAGAGGTGTTGGCCCTGGTCTTGGTCTTGGTCTTGGTCTTGGTCTTGGCGGTATCAGAATTCCGAGAACCTCCCAAATCTATTTCCATTCGCTGACGCCTTTTGATTTACTATTTTACTTTCTGCTGGGACCCATTTGTTTTCTGACGCGCAAACAGGTTTCTTGGGCCAAAATTCACCTAGTTTGACGATTTTGACCCTTTATGGGTATTTCATGCTctcatcaaattaatattattaatcagaaaataaaatttttgggtcttaatttttaaatgtccGGAAATTTGGCGTTTAGCGagaattaatttgatttaggtGCCGCCAATTAATTACGATAGTTCAATTCCTCTCTctattttaaaggaaagagacattgagattgaaaaattacaattttaaaaataattattttctttcaatttcgcCACATAACATCACTAAATTTAGGTTGAGatctatatatacatatgtgACATATCATTATCGGTTCTTTAGAACGACGCCCTTGTGGTCCATGAACCttttattgtttgaaatttgaaaatgataagaatttaatgatattccaaaaaaattgtaaattaattaaatgcatATGTCAACTCATTAATTATGGGTGTTATCcttgttaattatttcaactaatgaaatttattgagtggtataaaacaaaaaaaaaaatctactgtTCAAATCTTgcttacattataattatagaatttaaaaaaaaaaaaaaagtcccaAAAGTAGAGAAAGTCCAAGTCAATAATGATACCGTCACATAAATGcaccactatttaattatatgccaatttaatactaaattaactatctatttgtaattttatttgtaacttAGCTAATAATATTAGATTGAATGGATTGTTTAGAGTCTAAATTTATACGTGTTAATACAATTAAGGAATCTATTATTTgtttcaatattatttacaaataataatcattaagTTGTGGTGAAGATCGGTCTTTTTAGAACTTAAGTCTTAGATTCAAGTTTTATTTAGTGCGtgagttaattaaaaaaaaaaaaatcagggaGGACGAGTTTCCAAGACTAGCCAATAGCTTTACGTGGCTCTCTTTGTATCATTTGTTTGTGCAAAAGCGATTGCCTTCAATTCCTGTTAGTTATGAAAGACCACAAAGAGAATTGTACTAGGTCTGGCTTCTTTCTCATCTTTCCACAATATCTTTATTAGAACCCATTCACAATTAAAAGGGGCAATTTCGtctaaccaaaaaaaaaaaaggtgcgACTTCTATTTTAAAGTGACTTGATTACGGAAATTTAAGTCGAGGGGTATTTTCGTACTTGAGCAGAAACGACGACGTTATGTGTGGCCTAAGCCGTATGGTGGAGAGTCATGGTCGTGTTAGCTTTTTCTCGGCGAGTGAATGGCCGTCCGAATCTCGACTTCTGTCTCTCGACGTGGGACCCACTGGCGAGCTCAAGACGGACAAGCCCGTCTTCCTTTTCTCTTTCCTCGGTCTGTGGGGGCCACTTTACTTAATGAAACTCTGAAATAAATGGTCCAGATTTCACCACAACCGTTCACGTGCTCAATCTCCTCCACTCGCGCCCTTTTGACGGCGACGATTTTTCGCTTcaagggaaaataaaaaaaactttaaaaataaacaattaattttaacaaaataaaataataaaaccagTGATATCTCTTGGTCATTGCGCGCCTATTTCTCTGTTTTCTCAACGAAATTACTTTATCGAAGGGGTGAATTGGTCATTTGAAAGGGACATTGCATTTAGCAATGGGTCccacaaaaaattcaaatccaatggTCCATGCCTCACCGCCGCCTCTCAGGTTCGTGCCCTTTAACGGTGATGATgatgtttcatatttttcttatatataaaaaggaTTATACATTTTGTGACATTCACCCTTTGTTAACGTATCTCAAAGACGAAAGTACCCTTGATTTATGGCCATGAGCTGTTTTATTCTGTTCGTGCACTTTGAAAATGACcagcaaaatagaaatttgaaGCATCAggattttaaaacaaaaatactaGTCATTGTAAAAAAGCTGatattactttaaaaaaaattactcttaaTGTTTGtcttaattgaaataaaattaatttgatactGTATAATACGAGTGATGGTAtaatatgataaataaattataaatcagattttttaaaaagcaaaTTACCATATctaccccaaaaaaaaaagtcaattacTATGTCACAAGGTAAAACTTACAAAGTTAATCCTTAAGTAGTATTGATtacaatagaaaaaaattttgatttgtccTTCTGAATTTggattaaatatatattaaataattattgatatgCTGtgcaacattttataattctaTGAGTCATGGTTAACGCTtcaattttattctatatggtatatataaattatttattttttctcacaaaaaataatactgacatgtaaatgaatttattgCATGTGTAAGGACCATTACCAACCCTTcgcatttattaattaactgtAAATaagcaaagaagaaaaattatttttcatggtATCAATCATTATTACATTATCTAGCAAtgctaaatttatttttagcaaGAATCTACTAGATTTACATTAACtgattttatctaataattaaatataatctCAGCACAGTAATTGAAGACCAGGGCTAATTTAGTAATCTCACTCACAAATAAAGGCGCTTCCTTAAAAAGGTGACGAATTTGGCTGACAATacggttaattaattaataaactacTGGAACAGAGAGGTAGTTGCGGGGGCAAAACAGTCATTGTACTTTAAAGAACTAAAATGTTTTCATTCGTACCAGAGCCTATGAAACTCACTTTAATGGTATATAATTTCAGTTTCACATTGAAGGCAGGAGATCCGAAAGTTTACACACAATATACCTGAGAATcgtgcaaaagaaaaaataaaaaggaattaaagaatttttaatcaaattggaatatatttttagatttcactttttgtttcttcattattttatcGCTTGttctttttagttatttcttcttcacaaaactaagggaaaaaaaaaagaaaaaataaaaaactctcTCGATGATCGTATGATCATTTGCTGAaagtaaatttgatttttgtgttACGGATTGAGAAATCGTATCTGGGTTGTGCTTGTTTTGATTGAAAGTTGACGGGTGTACAGAAATTCTGTGCCACCGATGCCTGATAACCGCCAGGTTAAGAGCAATGCTGTGGCAAATCAATCCGCTGATAACATTGAAGGTAGTTTAGATTTTTTGTGTACTTTTGGTGACAGGGGATCCAATTCTGTCTTTGTTTTTGAAATGGTTGTTTGATGGGAGGATTGTCAATTTTTGTGATAGAATTTGGTTGTTTTTGTGATGATCAATGATACAATGTCTGTTTGTGCGGTtatatgttgaaaattttgatatttcgtATGCAAGTTTGTATCTTTGTCATGTGAGTATTGCCGTTTTTCATCCCTGTGAATTTTGACGCAATGCTTGAATTTGGCTTTGAATCATCAGGAATTGTTAAAGTTGAAAAgttcttaaattatttgttttgatttttgaagcCCCTTTTAGATGTTTGGTGATGTGGGTTGTggttttgagaatttttttttgcccccCAATTGATGCAATGTGCATTGAGGCTTTTGGAAGATGGTGGCTTGAAAAGCTTATTTGAATGGAATTTCTgaatcttttatttgtttgtgaaATTTTGGCTTTGAGCTTTGAGTGAGTTGAAGAATTCAATGAGTCTTTAAAGATGTGAACTTGATCGGTTTCGTTTGTCTTGTGCATTGCAGAAGCAATATGGCGGTTGAAAATTCATGATAATCAAGAAGGGGGTGGTGTGGCCCAAGCGAGCCCATACCCTGCTCGTCCAGGTGAACCAGATTGTTTGTTTTACCGGAGGACTGGATTGTGTGGGTATGGAAGCAATTGTCGTTTCAATCATCCAGCATATGCTGCTCAggttattcattttcttttgacaatttattgttttatgcaGATGTGAATTTATTCTAGGGGAATAGATACTGTCTGGTGCTTTTACACAATGTCCTCATTTTGAAgtgatgataatttattatcaatttatattttcttttcttgcttGTTACATAAATGGGGTAGTTTGATTGTATATTTTGTCTTAGAGTCTGATCACATTGTTTTTTTCACAGGGTGCTCAATATAGAGAAGAACTCCCGGAGAGAAATGGACAACCTGATTGTGGGGTAAAATTCTTCCTATGTTGAGATATTGCGCTGGTCTTGACGTTGCCATTGTGATTTATCATAATAGAACTTTTAtccagaaagaaagaagaaagggaTGTGCTCTATCTATTTATGTAGATGTGAGCCTGTAGttgttttgggggggggggtagGAGAATGAACGAatgggcaaaatgagaatccACTTATTAAGTACGCAAAATTGATATTACATTAATGAGAAACATGTGCCTTTAATTGGTATTTATTCTACCTTTGTAATGTACATTCCTCTTGAAATTTCTGTctgaattaaatgaaataatatgtttcatttgttgctagttttattgtttataagATGTCAGGCTTGTTCCTTGCACGACCTCTCTGATTTGGAAGTTATTTTAAACCAGGGCTTGCCCCAAAACATTAACTGAGAAGCTTAGATGGATGATACAGCATCCTGTGTATTATCTAAACCTCTTGTCGGAACTTGGTTCATATGTTGCTATGTTTATTTGATATGATGCACATTCATTTGAAATCACTTGAAATAAGGGATAATGTCAGCCTCAGAGATTTCCAACGTTTTAATATGTATGGAATTCCTATTTCTGTTTGATAATAGTCATTAGCCATCATTAATGTGCTAAGTAATTTCCTTGACAAGCTCTAACTTTTCTATTTTGTGACTCGTTGCCTATGAATGCCCACTGCAGTATTATTTGAAGACGGGGACCTGCAAATATGGATCAACATGTAAATATCATCACCCGAAGGATAGAAATGGTGCTGGACCAGTTTCATTCAACATTCTTGGCCTTCCTATGCGTCAGGTACCTGTTTCCCTCTTGAATTTCACAACTAATAACTTTTGCATTCTTCCTATGCATGGAAGGTCTTGGATGCTGCGTATACAATTCCTAAACCATGTCCTCCTTTTGTTTAGGATGAAAAATCATGTCCTTATTACATGCGGACTGGATCATGTAAGTTTGGAGTTGCATGCAAGTTTCATCATCCCCAGCCTTCATCACTTGGAACTGCCTTACCTCTAACTGGAAATGCTTCATTGGGATCTATGGGGTCATCAGTTTTGCCTTCATCAGGTCTTCAGTATGCAGGTAGCCTTCCAACATGGTCATTACAAAGGGCCCCTTATTTATCTTCACGTTTACAAGGAACGCAAAGCTATATGCCTCTCATTGTCTCTCCTTCTCAAGGCATTGTACCTGCACCAGGCTGGAACACTTACATGGTCAGTGAGCTATATCTTAAGTTGAACAGAGTGTCTCTGAAATATGATGCTTGTATAGAAATAATCTGATAGAAATGGAGGTAATCTTACATCACTAACGCGCGGTTTCACCTCGGTCATTAACAGCTGGAAGGTGTAgtgctttatttattattattattatttttttggggggtCAAAATAATCAGGTAactttatgttgattttgGAGCATTAGCAATGCTGCAAGGACTGCTGTGAGCTTATGATACACAATTCAGATTTGTTAGGTTCTTAGTGGCTTCTTATATGCAATGATGCTAGGACAAAGTTTACTGTCTTTTGCTCTGATGGAAATATCTCAAATAAACTCCTGTTGAATTGCAGCAATTAAGAAGCTGATCTCCTTTTACCTTTTTTCATTCTACTCATGTTAATATGAAGATTCGTCTGACCTCATCTGCTAATTTAGTGCTCATACAAGTAGCTGCAATTTCAGATTCCAATCACGTTAACACTGAATCTTAATCAGGAGCTATTGTGCTGAATTGTACcac contains:
- the LOC102610029 gene encoding zinc finger CCCH domain-containing protein 3 produces the protein MPDNRQVKSNAVANQSADNIEEAIWRLKIHDNQEGGGVAQASPYPARPGEPDCLFYRRTGLCGYGSNCRFNHPAYAAQGAQYREELPERNGQPDCGYYLKTGTCKYGSTCKYHHPKDRNGAGPVSFNILGLPMRQDEKSCPYYMRTGSCKFGVACKFHHPQPSSLGTALPLTGNASLGSMGSSVLPSSGLQYAGSLPTWSLQRAPYLSSRLQGTQSYMPLIVSPSQGIVPAPGWNTYMGNIGPLSPTSIAGSNLIYSSRNQGDLGAGAQMHILSASSQNLPERPDQPDCRYYMNTGTCKYGADCKFHHPKERIAQSAASNIGPLGLPSRPGQAICSNYSMYGICKFGPTCRFDHPYAGYPINYGLSLPPLSILDSSLMNHQAISATHSIETSPDASSKIPNWVQNSDAVSVQHQNPDMKNSTTKNSDDSSKVDHPPHSVPNCSEPPHDQSN